From a single Rubrobacter tropicus genomic region:
- a CDS encoding ArsR/SmtB family transcription factor: MAGRTFGVVEKNGRRGPSVAADEDRVARLVALGRALSDPIRVKMLGMMAEAASSGRGCCGLPDLGVPTWETDGPSGICVCEFQDVFSMGQSKVSYHVRKLKEAGLILEERRGRWSFYSLDREAAGALLAEASGHLGAGTGVPETEV; this comes from the coding sequence ATGGCGGGGCGGACCTTTGGGGTCGTGGAGAAGAACGGTAGGCGCGGCCCAAGCGTAGCCGCCGACGAGGACCGGGTGGCGCGGCTCGTGGCCCTGGGGCGGGCGCTCTCGGACCCCATACGGGTGAAGATGCTCGGCATGATGGCCGAGGCCGCCTCCTCGGGGCGCGGCTGCTGCGGGCTGCCGGACCTCGGCGTCCCGACGTGGGAGACCGACGGGCCCTCGGGCATCTGCGTCTGCGAGTTCCAGGACGTCTTCTCGATGGGCCAGTCCAAGGTCTCCTACCACGTCAGGAAGCTCAAGGAGGCCGGCCTGATCCTGGAGGAGAGGCGCGGCAGGTGGAGCTTCTACTCCCTCGACCGGGAGGCCGCCGGCGCGCTGCTCGCCGAGGCCTCCGGGCACCTGGGCGCCGGTACCGGAGTCCCGGAGACGGAAGTTTAA
- a CDS encoding metallophosphoesterase family protein, whose protein sequence is MKYALISDVHSNLPALEAVLEDIDARGAVDATYHLGDLVGYAPWPNEVVGLIRERGICGIAGNYDSTVANDYKHCGCKADSPRAEELSHISYGWTREHVSPEAKRFLGELPFRMDMRPRGGHTSRPQVTLVHGSPTLNTLYWTEDRPDSFCEKMAKAAGLKEGDLIAFGHTHKPWTREVGGVRFVNTGSVGKPKDGDWRAGYVLVDVGGEVGEEIGPPEFVRVEYDLERAAEGVLASDLPDEFAGQLEAGGVTPPGTPKPVEVP, encoded by the coding sequence GTGAAATACGCCCTGATCTCCGACGTCCACTCGAACCTGCCCGCCCTGGAGGCCGTACTGGAAGACATAGACGCGCGGGGTGCCGTGGACGCGACCTACCACCTCGGCGACCTCGTCGGCTACGCGCCCTGGCCCAACGAGGTGGTCGGCCTGATCCGGGAGCGCGGCATATGCGGGATCGCCGGCAACTACGACTCGACGGTCGCCAACGACTACAAGCACTGCGGCTGCAAGGCCGACAGCCCCCGCGCCGAGGAACTCTCCCATATCAGCTACGGCTGGACCCGCGAGCACGTCTCGCCAGAGGCCAAGCGCTTCCTCGGGGAGCTTCCGTTCAGGATGGACATGAGGCCGCGGGGCGGGCACACCTCGAGGCCCCAGGTCACGCTCGTCCACGGCTCTCCGACCCTAAATACGCTCTACTGGACGGAGGACCGCCCCGACTCCTTCTGCGAGAAGATGGCGAAGGCGGCGGGCCTGAAGGAGGGCGACCTGATCGCCTTCGGCCACACCCACAAGCCCTGGACCCGGGAGGTGGGGGGCGTCCGCTTCGTCAACACCGGATCGGTGGGCAAGCCGAAGGACGGGGACTGGAGGGCGGGTTACGTGCTGGTGGACGTCGGGGGCGAGGTCGGCGAGGAGATCGGGCCGCCCGAGTTCGTGCGGGTCGAGTACGACCTGGAGCGGGCCGCGGAAGGCGTCCTGGCGAGCGACCTGCCCGACGAGTTCGCCGGCCAGCTAGAAGCCGGCGGGGTAACCCCGCCAGGTACGCCGAAGCCGGTCGAGGTCCCGTAG
- a CDS encoding arsenate reductase ArsC — protein MVEAETSGRGRVLFLCTHNSARSQMAEGLLRGLAGARFEAASAGTEATRVRPEAVSVMAELGIDISGQESKTLDRYLKETFDYVVTVCDEANEACPFFPGAKERLHWSLPDPSAVGGTEEERLGVFRSVRDRLRDRIEGELANGEGG, from the coding sequence GTGGTCGAGGCCGAGACCTCGGGCAGGGGGCGGGTGCTGTTCCTCTGCACCCACAACTCCGCGAGGTCCCAGATGGCCGAGGGTTTGCTGCGGGGCCTCGCCGGGGCCCGCTTCGAGGCGGCGAGCGCCGGCACCGAAGCGACGCGCGTCAGGCCGGAGGCGGTGTCGGTCATGGCCGAGCTCGGCATCGACATCTCGGGCCAGGAATCGAAGACGCTCGACCGCTACCTGAAGGAGACGTTCGATTACGTGGTGACCGTCTGCGACGAGGCCAACGAGGCTTGCCCGTTCTTTCCGGGGGCGAAGGAGCGGCTGCACTGGTCGCTGCCGGACCCATCGGCCGTCGGGGGCACCGAAGAAGAGCGCCTGGGGGTCTTCCGGTCGGTGAGGGACCGGCTGAGGGATCGCATAGAGGGGGAGCTGGCAAACGGCGAAGGAGGATGA
- a CDS encoding arsenate reductase ArsC, whose amino-acid sequence MTEAVRKQKVLFLCTQNSARSQMAEGFLRHLAGDRFEAYSAGLDPTDEIHPCAMEAMREVGIDISGQSPKGLKEYMGRQAFNYLIIVCARAEERCPKTFPGVGTTFSWIFEDPRRDEDLPYDSTLERFRAVRDQIELRMRGWLEQPERELEILREERERERRERLEAEALETGRETTPAGGPEHDPFRRA is encoded by the coding sequence ATGACGGAAGCCGTGAGGAAGCAGAAGGTGCTGTTCCTGTGCACGCAGAACTCGGCGAGGAGCCAGATGGCCGAGGGGTTCTTGAGGCACCTCGCCGGGGACCGATTCGAGGCGTACAGCGCCGGCCTCGACCCAACCGACGAGATACACCCCTGCGCCATGGAGGCCATGAGGGAGGTCGGCATCGACATCTCCGGTCAATCCCCCAAGGGCCTCAAGGAGTACATGGGTAGGCAGGCCTTCAACTACCTCATCATCGTGTGCGCCCGCGCCGAGGAGCGGTGCCCCAAGACGTTCCCCGGGGTGGGCACGACCTTCTCCTGGATCTTCGAGGACCCCCGCCGCGACGAGGACCTCCCCTACGACTCGACGCTGGAGAGGTTCCGCGCCGTTAGGGACCAGATAGAGCTCAGGATGAGGGGGTGGCTGGAGCAGCCCGAGCGCGAGCTCGAGATACTGCGCGAAGAACGCGAGAGGGAACGGCGGGAGCGCCTGGAGGCCGAGGCGCTCGAGACCGGACGGGAGACGACGCCCGCCGGCGGCCCCGAACACGATCCCTTCCGCCGCGCCTGA
- a CDS encoding MIP family channel protein, with protein MRRLAAEFLGTFLLVFAGPGAVVVNGVSGGGVGSLGIGLSFGLAVMAAIYAVGHLSGAHINPAVTVAFALTRHFPWALVPGYVVAQLAGACAASATHLVLFGDVADLGATVPSGSPWQALGLEVVLTLFLMFVVSAVATDVRAVGQAAAIAIGGYVALAATFAGPVAGASMNPARSFGPALLSGTWTAHWAYWAGPVAGAALGALLYRSVRAAEPPKAG; from the coding sequence TTGAGGCGCCTGGCCGCGGAGTTCCTCGGCACCTTCCTGCTCGTCTTCGCCGGACCCGGCGCGGTCGTCGTGAACGGGGTCTCGGGCGGGGGCGTGGGCTCGCTCGGCATCGGGCTTTCTTTCGGGCTGGCGGTCATGGCCGCGATCTACGCCGTGGGCCACCTCTCGGGCGCCCACATAAACCCGGCCGTCACCGTGGCCTTCGCCCTGACGCGCCACTTCCCCTGGGCGCTGGTGCCGGGATACGTCGTCGCGCAGCTCGCGGGGGCCTGCGCGGCCAGCGCGACGCACCTGGTCCTGTTCGGCGACGTCGCGGACCTCGGCGCCACCGTCCCCTCCGGTTCGCCCTGGCAGGCCCTCGGCCTGGAGGTCGTCCTGACGCTGTTCCTGATGTTCGTCGTGTCGGCCGTCGCCACGGACGTGCGCGCCGTGGGGCAGGCCGCCGCGATAGCCATAGGCGGCTACGTGGCCCTCGCGGCCACCTTCGCCGGACCGGTCGCCGGAGCCTCGATGAACCCGGCCCGCTCCTTCGGACCCGCGCTCCTCTCCGGGACGTGGACCGCCCACTGGGCCTACTGGGCGGGCCCGGTCGCGGGCGCCGCCCTCGGCGCCCTGCTCTACCGCTCCGTGCGGGCCGCGGAGCCGCCGAAAGCGGGCTGA
- a CDS encoding Tn3 family transposase, translating to MPVRLLTDAQRDRLAAFPREVPVEDPHAHFTLTGRDRAAVPERSAPAIRLGFALSLCAVRYLGFCPENLASWPEDVAWYVSQQLGLAPGALAGYPEGGHTRAGHLRRIHAHLGYRRPTPADLRELFGWLVRRALEHDDPALLVRLAAEKLKAEKVARPGVSRLEMMVAAARGRTDELIHRALSPVLTEGLRTRLDGLLEVDPSLSPARTRHAWLKEGATSNTPRAIAGQLEKLAFLRDLGADGFDVSGVNPNRLRFLAGLGRRHTNQALGRLAPERRHPMLAAFLSEAHAGITDETVDLFDACLGHADARARRELDEFRKGSARATNEKVALFRELALVLLDPTVEDSAVRSAVHEKVGAPEDLLDLVEEAERLMRPPDDNHLDFFAARYPYVRRFAPAFLSAFSFRSGRPDDPLSAAIERLRELDDGGRRSVPDGAPLGFVPARWGPHVVGEDGKIDRRHWELCLLWQLRGALRSGDVWVEGARRHADPQGFLAPKNRWPDLRGEVSLQTGTSPDGAAHLDVCREELGAVVGRLRLAASRGATVKVQAGRILFDRDPAEVIPESVEDLGREIAGRLPKVELTDLLVDVDRWCGFSRFFTHAGGSEPRSADLRVHLYASILAQATNIGPVRMAELSDLSYRKLAWASTWYLREDTLKDAVAAIVNFHHALPLSGSWGDGTLSSSDGQRLAVDVEARNARAIPRYFGRGRGVTHYSWTSEQYSQYGTKVGPSTVRDATHVLDGILGNETDLPISEHTVDTHGFTEIVFALFAALGLRFSPRIRDLSDQMLYRMEGVGSGDGPRTEAFAKDLLRGKINEKLILRRWDDILRVVGSLKLGWTPASLLVSRLQAKPRKSGLARAIQEYGRLQKTLFILRYAEDLDLRRRVGRQLNKGEELGALKDFLFFANDGNIRKHQPEEQTDQALCLSLLVDAVILWNTVHYQEALDAIRAEGYPVNDEDLAHLSPRRYARINPYGRYRFDLGGDPAEVPGGEPEEAEPRLPGTF from the coding sequence ATGCCCGTCCGCCTCCTGACGGACGCCCAGAGGGACAGGCTGGCCGCCTTCCCGCGGGAGGTGCCGGTCGAGGACCCCCACGCCCACTTCACCCTCACCGGGCGCGACCGGGCGGCCGTCCCTGAGAGGAGCGCCCCGGCAATCCGTCTCGGGTTCGCCCTGTCTTTGTGCGCCGTGAGGTACCTCGGCTTCTGCCCGGAGAACCTTGCTTCTTGGCCCGAGGACGTCGCGTGGTACGTCTCCCAACAGCTCGGCCTCGCGCCGGGGGCGCTCGCCGGCTACCCCGAGGGGGGACATACGAGGGCGGGGCACCTGAGGAGGATCCACGCCCACCTCGGCTACCGCCGTCCGACCCCCGCGGACCTGCGCGAGCTGTTCGGGTGGCTCGTCCGGAGGGCGCTCGAGCACGACGATCCCGCCCTGCTGGTGCGGCTGGCCGCCGAGAAGCTCAAGGCGGAAAAGGTGGCGAGGCCCGGCGTGAGCCGGCTGGAGATGATGGTCGCGGCGGCCAGGGGGCGCACCGACGAGCTGATCCACCGCGCCCTCTCCCCGGTGCTGACGGAAGGCCTCAGGACCCGGCTAGACGGCTTGCTGGAGGTCGACCCGTCGCTCTCCCCGGCCCGAACCAGGCACGCCTGGCTCAAGGAGGGCGCCACCTCCAACACCCCGAGGGCGATCGCCGGACAGCTCGAGAAGCTCGCGTTCCTGCGGGACCTCGGGGCCGACGGCTTCGACGTCTCCGGTGTGAACCCGAACCGCCTGCGGTTCCTCGCGGGACTGGGGCGCCGCCACACCAACCAGGCCCTGGGGCGCCTGGCCCCCGAGCGCCGCCACCCGATGCTGGCGGCGTTCCTCTCGGAGGCCCACGCGGGGATCACGGACGAGACCGTGGACCTCTTCGACGCCTGCCTGGGCCACGCCGACGCGAGGGCCAGACGGGAGCTCGACGAGTTCCGTAAGGGCTCCGCCCGCGCCACCAACGAGAAGGTGGCGCTCTTCCGCGAACTCGCCCTGGTCCTGCTCGACCCCACGGTAGAAGACTCGGCGGTCAGGTCCGCCGTGCACGAGAAGGTGGGGGCGCCCGAAGACCTGCTGGACCTGGTCGAGGAGGCCGAGAGGCTGATGCGTCCGCCCGACGACAACCACCTGGACTTCTTCGCCGCCCGCTACCCCTACGTCCGCCGCTTCGCCCCGGCGTTCCTCTCCGCGTTCTCGTTCCGCTCGGGCCGCCCGGACGACCCGCTCTCGGCGGCCATCGAACGACTGCGCGAACTCGACGACGGGGGCAGGAGGTCGGTGCCCGACGGCGCACCCTTGGGCTTCGTTCCGGCCAGGTGGGGCCCGCACGTCGTGGGCGAGGATGGAAAGATAGACCGCCGCCACTGGGAGCTGTGCCTGCTCTGGCAGCTCCGCGGCGCCCTCCGCTCGGGCGACGTGTGGGTCGAGGGCGCGAGGCGCCACGCCGACCCCCAGGGCTTCCTCGCGCCGAAGAATCGCTGGCCGGACCTGCGCGGCGAGGTGAGCCTCCAGACGGGCACCTCCCCCGACGGCGCCGCGCACCTCGACGTCTGCCGGGAGGAGCTGGGTGCGGTCGTGGGCCGCCTCCGCCTGGCCGCCTCCCGCGGCGCGACGGTGAAGGTGCAGGCGGGCAGGATCCTCTTCGATAGGGATCCCGCGGAGGTCATCCCCGAGAGCGTCGAGGACCTCGGGCGCGAGATCGCGGGCAGGCTCCCGAAGGTCGAGCTGACCGACCTCCTGGTCGATGTGGACCGGTGGTGCGGTTTTTCCCGCTTCTTCACCCACGCCGGCGGCTCCGAGCCCAGGTCTGCGGACCTGCGCGTCCACCTCTACGCCTCGATCCTCGCGCAGGCGACCAACATAGGGCCCGTGAGGATGGCCGAGCTCTCGGACCTCTCCTACCGCAAGCTCGCCTGGGCCTCGACCTGGTACCTCAGGGAAGACACCCTCAAGGACGCCGTGGCGGCCATCGTCAACTTCCACCACGCCCTCCCCCTGAGCGGAAGCTGGGGCGACGGGACACTCTCCTCCTCCGACGGCCAGCGCCTCGCGGTGGACGTCGAGGCCCGCAACGCCAGGGCCATCCCGCGCTACTTCGGCCGCGGGAGGGGCGTCACCCACTACTCCTGGACCAGCGAGCAGTATTCGCAGTACGGGACGAAGGTGGGCCCCTCCACGGTCCGGGACGCCACCCACGTCCTCGACGGGATCCTCGGCAACGAGACCGACCTGCCCATATCGGAGCACACGGTGGACACCCACGGCTTCACCGAAATCGTCTTCGCGCTCTTCGCGGCTTTGGGCTTGCGCTTCTCGCCGCGCATCCGCGACCTCTCCGACCAGATGCTCTACCGGATGGAGGGCGTGGGAAGCGGGGACGGGCCGCGCACGGAGGCCTTCGCCAAAGACCTGCTGCGGGGCAAGATAAACGAGAAGCTCATCCTCCGCCGCTGGGACGACATCCTGCGCGTGGTCGGGTCCCTGAAGCTCGGGTGGACGCCTGCCTCACTGCTCGTAAGCCGCCTGCAGGCCAAACCCCGCAAGAGCGGCCTGGCCAGGGCCATCCAGGAGTACGGCCGCCTCCAGAAGACGCTGTTCATCCTGCGCTACGCCGAGGACCTCGACCTGAGGCGCCGCGTAGGCCGCCAGCTCAACAAGGGCGAGGAGCTGGGCGCCTTGAAGGACTTCCTGTTCTTCGCCAACGACGGCAACATACGCAAGCACCAGCCCGAAGAGCAGACCGACCAGGCCCTGTGCCTCTCCCTGCTCGTGGACGCCGTCATACTCTGGAACACCGTCCACTACCAGGAAGCCCTGGACGCGATCAGGGCGGAAGGGTACCCGGTCAACGACGAGGATCTGGCCCACCTCTCGCCGAGGCGCTACGCGCGCATAAACCCCTACGGAAGATACCGCTTCGACCTCGGCGGAGACCCCGCTGAGGTCCCGGGCGGGGAACCGGAAGAAGCCGAGCCCCGCCTGCCGGGGACGTTCTGA
- a CDS encoding MBL fold metallo-hydrolase gives MTEKTAHEERRTADEGAVADARNEHAGYVFEQFRVPRGCLGYLVADPETGLAALVDPEIEMVEPMLDAVFRHGMKPAYVIDTHTHADHLSGAAELKKRTVAKVVMHEKAPAGGVDVRLEDGDRLHLGGLPIKFLHTPGHAKDLVSVLLPGRILTADGLLIGSCGRTDLPNGNSTRQYHTLYHTYRSLPDGLEVWPGHDYEGRAHSTLGEEKKGNPKMNFATEEEFVRFMDLENPGKLEPVHQLADALKANMK, from the coding sequence ATGACCGAAAAAACCGCACATGAGGAGAGAAGGACCGCCGATGAAGGCGCCGTTGCGGACGCCAGGAACGAGCACGCCGGCTACGTTTTCGAGCAGTTCCGCGTGCCCCGGGGCTGCCTGGGCTACCTGGTAGCCGACCCGGAGACGGGGCTCGCCGCGCTCGTGGACCCCGAGATCGAGATGGTCGAGCCCATGCTCGACGCGGTCTTCCGCCACGGCATGAAGCCCGCCTACGTCATTGACACCCACACCCACGCCGACCACCTCTCGGGCGCGGCGGAGCTTAAGAAGAGGACGGTGGCGAAGGTGGTGATGCACGAGAAGGCCCCGGCCGGCGGCGTGGACGTCCGTCTTGAGGACGGCGACCGGCTGCACCTGGGCGGGCTGCCCATAAAGTTTTTGCACACACCGGGGCACGCCAAGGATCTCGTGTCGGTGCTGCTGCCAGGCAGGATCCTCACGGCGGACGGGCTACTGATCGGTTCCTGCGGGCGCACGGACCTGCCGAACGGCAACTCCACCAGGCAGTACCACACCCTGTACCACACCTACAGGAGCCTCCCTGATGGGCTGGAGGTCTGGCCCGGCCACGACTACGAGGGCCGCGCCCACTCCACGTTGGGCGAGGAGAAGAAGGGCAATCCCAAGATGAACTTCGCCACCGAAGAGGAGTTCGTCCGCTTCATGGACCTTGAGAACCCCGGGAAGCTCGAGCCCGTCCACCAGCTCGCCGACGCCCTGAAGGCCAACATGAAGTGA
- a CDS encoding sulfite exporter TauE/SafE family protein, whose translation MTEVGLLDLVLGALMGLALGTLGGGGSVLTVPILVYVAGFGAREAVAYSLAVVGVTSLFGSVGHWRAGNVNWRVALVFGPFAVTGTYAGARLSVFFGETAQLALFAAVMLVAALFMLRGGRAAEEAGLEGDGGGPRLGARPTAWIAAEGVAVGVVTGLVGVGGGFLIIPALVLLAGVPMKQAVGTSLLIITAKSAAGFAGYAGQVEVPWAYLSSFTAAALAGIVAGTRVVRFVPQDRLKRYFAVFLIAMGLFVLGENVLTALK comes from the coding sequence ATGACCGAGGTGGGTTTGCTCGACCTCGTCCTCGGTGCCCTCATGGGCCTGGCATTGGGGACCCTCGGGGGAGGAGGTTCGGTGCTGACGGTGCCGATCCTGGTCTACGTCGCGGGGTTCGGGGCCAGGGAGGCCGTCGCCTACAGTCTCGCCGTCGTGGGGGTAACGAGCCTTTTCGGCTCCGTGGGCCACTGGCGCGCGGGCAACGTCAACTGGCGCGTGGCGCTCGTGTTCGGCCCGTTCGCCGTGACCGGCACCTACGCCGGGGCGCGCCTGTCGGTTTTTTTCGGAGAGACCGCCCAGCTCGCCCTCTTCGCGGCGGTGATGCTCGTCGCCGCCCTCTTCATGCTGCGCGGGGGGAGGGCTGCGGAAGAGGCCGGCCTCGAGGGGGATGGTGGGGGGCCAAGGCTCGGCGCGAGGCCGACGGCCTGGATAGCCGCCGAGGGGGTCGCGGTCGGGGTCGTCACGGGGCTCGTCGGGGTGGGAGGAGGATTCCTGATAATCCCCGCCCTCGTGCTCCTGGCCGGGGTGCCGATGAAGCAGGCCGTGGGGACCTCGCTGCTCATCATAACCGCGAAGTCTGCGGCCGGGTTTGCGGGATACGCGGGACAGGTGGAGGTGCCGTGGGCCTACCTCTCCTCCTTCACCGCCGCGGCCCTGGCGGGCATCGTGGCGGGTACCCGGGTCGTGCGGTTCGTCCCCCAAGACAGGCTGAAGAGGTACTTCGCGGTTTTCCTGATCGCGATGGGCCTGTTCGTTCTCGGCGAGAACGTCTTGACCGCGTTGAAGTAG
- a CDS encoding fused DSP-PTPase phosphatase/NAD kinase-like protein, protein MVSVMRVNDDVAVGGAPGREDVGRLAGEGYRTVVDLRTPREGTPEGVLGVEEEGTAVEESGMLHENVPVDMAAADGALIGRVGERIRAAEKPVLVHCASGRRAGAMVLANLAVERGMTAEQCFERANEMGFDCDSEPEIKRLVAGYVERNSPAYRR, encoded by the coding sequence GTGGTTTCAGTTATGCGGGTGAACGACGATGTGGCCGTGGGCGGTGCCCCGGGCCGGGAGGACGTCGGGCGGCTGGCGGGCGAGGGTTACCGGACGGTTGTGGACCTGAGGACGCCGCGGGAAGGGACCCCGGAGGGCGTGTTGGGCGTCGAGGAGGAGGGGACGGCCGTCGAGGAGTCCGGCATGCTGCACGAGAACGTGCCTGTGGACATGGCCGCGGCCGACGGGGCGCTGATCGGGCGCGTCGGGGAGCGTATCCGCGCGGCGGAGAAGCCCGTGCTGGTGCATTGCGCCTCGGGCAGGCGCGCCGGGGCGATGGTCCTGGCGAACCTGGCCGTGGAGCGCGGCATGACCGCCGAGCAGTGCTTCGAGCGGGCGAACGAGATGGGCTTCGACTGCGATAGCGAGCCGGAGATCAAGAGGCTGGTGGCGGGCTACGTCGAGCGCAACAGCCCGGCGTACCGACGGTAG
- a CDS encoding ArsR/SmtB family transcription factor produces MGNRDEIRQLPEGALGLVAEMFKALSEPMRLRLVQALMEGEKTVSELVEETGGLQANVSKHLGVLLDAGVVGRRKQGLHSYYRITDETVYELCDLVCGSVRERLSADLKGFSTTGTPRA; encoded by the coding sequence ATGGGCAATCGAGACGAGATCAGGCAGTTACCAGAGGGGGCCCTCGGGTTGGTGGCCGAGATGTTCAAGGCCCTGTCGGAACCGATGAGGTTGCGGCTGGTGCAGGCCCTCATGGAAGGCGAGAAGACGGTCTCGGAACTTGTCGAGGAAACCGGGGGGTTGCAGGCCAACGTCTCGAAGCACCTCGGCGTGCTGCTGGACGCCGGGGTGGTCGGCCGGCGCAAGCAGGGCCTGCACTCCTACTACCGGATCACCGACGAGACCGTCTACGAGCTGTGCGACCTGGTGTGCGGCTCCGTCCGTGAACGCCTGTCCGCCGACCTAAAAGGCTTCTCCACCACCGGTACCCCGCGCGCCTGA
- a CDS encoding ArsR/SmtB family transcription factor, translated as MIEDSDMKVEKVPSRVAGAGVCEVDLIHPDAVGRVLDALPDTGTMQRVAAVFSVLSDPTRARIVYALSLEELCVCDVAAVAGLSISAASHQLKRLRDRGVVGYRKEGRLAYYRLADEHVRGLVEEGVGRVRGGREAVPVAG; from the coding sequence GTGATCGAGGACAGCGACATGAAGGTGGAGAAGGTTCCGAGCCGGGTCGCGGGCGCGGGCGTCTGCGAGGTGGACCTGATCCACCCGGACGCGGTGGGGCGCGTGTTGGACGCGCTGCCCGATACGGGGACGATGCAGCGCGTAGCCGCGGTCTTCAGCGTCCTCTCCGACCCGACCCGGGCGCGCATCGTCTACGCCCTCTCGCTCGAGGAGCTGTGCGTGTGCGACGTGGCGGCGGTCGCGGGGCTCTCGATAAGCGCGGCCAGCCACCAGCTCAAGAGGCTCAGGGACCGGGGCGTCGTGGGCTACCGCAAGGAGGGACGCCTCGCCTACTACCGCCTCGCCGACGAGCACGTCCGCGGTCTGGTTGAAGAGGGCGTGGGCAGGGTCCGCGGGGGGCGCGAGGCCGTCCCCGTCGCCGGTTGA